The following are encoded together in the Thermococcus sibiricus MM 739 genome:
- a CDS encoding hydantoinase B/oxoprolinase family protein, translating into MSVDPFTLEIIKNGLVVANEEMFWAFARTAKSPVIYEVYDFAVGMTDAEGNLVAQAPGVPAFSGVLDFAAREVLEKWGDEIYPGDVFVSNVPYNSGTHLNDVTLIMPMFYKDELIGLVLNKGHWSEVGGMAFGSWNPNATEIYQEGLQLPCVKLYEEGKPNKSVVDIILENSRLPDYTYGDMEAQAASMRVAAKRVKNLIEKYGLENVKLAMKKILEDGEKYARFRLKELPKGEFEAEDYIDAAIAGTDEPLYVRAKITITDEKFIVDFTGSAEQVMSPINSPFPATVSGVREVYMAIMDPHAYPTGGFFKPLEIIAPEGTVFHPIKPAPTSTDWEGIAFATDLVWRALAPHVPDKLTAGHFLSIIATIVGGINDKTGEPFAIVEPQPGGWGAGYDMDGTSCLVACGDGETYIASTEVYERNFPILVERYMVNTKDGVGHGKFRGGFGVIRDYRILNSQALVTIQVGRHDFPPWSVDGGLSGPGNKVIIYKDGNAQEVRRISAEVFKRGDLVSIRTSGGGGWGDPLERDPKLVLEDYRNELITLDVAEKIYGVVIDPEKIEINWEATEELRKNLRQERG; encoded by the coding sequence ATGAGTGTTGATCCCTTTACTTTAGAAATAATAAAAAATGGACTAGTTGTGGCTAATGAGGAGATGTTTTGGGCATTTGCAAGAACTGCAAAAAGTCCTGTAATTTATGAGGTATATGACTTCGCAGTTGGAATGACTGATGCTGAGGGAAACCTTGTAGCCCAAGCTCCCGGAGTTCCAGCATTCTCTGGAGTACTGGATTTTGCAGCTAGGGAAGTGCTTGAAAAGTGGGGAGACGAGATTTATCCAGGAGACGTTTTTGTGAGCAATGTTCCATATAACTCTGGAACTCACTTAAACGACGTTACCCTAATAATGCCTATGTTCTATAAAGATGAACTCATAGGATTGGTATTAAACAAGGGGCACTGGAGCGAAGTAGGAGGAATGGCTTTTGGAAGTTGGAACCCCAACGCAACAGAAATCTACCAGGAGGGACTGCAACTTCCATGTGTAAAGCTATATGAGGAAGGAAAACCTAACAAGAGTGTAGTGGACATAATCCTCGAAAATTCCAGATTACCTGATTATACATATGGTGACATGGAAGCCCAAGCAGCCTCTATGAGAGTTGCTGCAAAAAGAGTTAAGAATCTTATTGAAAAATACGGCCTTGAAAATGTAAAGCTTGCTATGAAGAAAATACTAGAAGACGGAGAAAAATACGCAAGATTTAGATTAAAAGAACTTCCTAAGGGCGAATTTGAGGCTGAAGATTATATTGATGCAGCAATCGCAGGTACTGATGAGCCATTATATGTTAGAGCAAAAATCACAATTACGGATGAAAAGTTTATCGTTGACTTTACAGGAAGCGCTGAACAAGTTATGAGTCCAATAAACTCTCCGTTTCCAGCAACTGTTTCTGGAGTAAGAGAGGTTTATATGGCTATTATGGATCCTCATGCTTATCCAACTGGGGGGTTCTTTAAGCCGTTAGAGATAATTGCTCCGGAAGGCACAGTTTTCCATCCAATTAAACCAGCGCCCACTTCTACTGACTGGGAAGGAATAGCTTTTGCAACTGATTTGGTTTGGAGAGCCCTTGCTCCTCATGTCCCAGATAAGCTAACAGCTGGACACTTCCTCTCAATTATAGCTACAATTGTAGGAGGTATCAACGATAAAACTGGGGAACCATTTGCAATAGTAGAACCTCAGCCAGGGGGATGGGGTGCAGGATATGATATGGATGGAACAAGCTGTTTGGTAGCATGCGGGGATGGAGAAACATACATTGCTTCCACGGAAGTTTATGAAAGGAATTTCCCAATACTGGTAGAGAGATATATGGTTAACACTAAAGACGGGGTAGGACACGGAAAATTCAGGGGAGGTTTTGGAGTCATTAGAGATTACAGGATCCTCAATAGCCAAGCTTTGGTTACCATTCAGGTCGGTAGACATGATTTCCCGCCATGGAGTGTTGATGGAGGACTTTCTGGCCCTGGCAACAAGGTAATCATCTACAAAGACGGGAATGCCCAAGAGGTTCGTAGGATCTCTGCAGAAGTGTTCAAGAGAGGAGACTTGGTAAGCATTAGAACATCAGGTGGCGGTGGATGGGGGGATCCCTTAGAGAGAGATCCAAAGCTGGTACTCGAGGACTACAGAAATGAGTTGATAACCTTAGATGTCGCAGAAAAGATTTATGGCGTCGTTATAGATCCGGAGAAAATAGAAATTAACTGGGAAGCTACGGAAGAGTTAAGAAAGAATCTACGTCAGGAGAGGGGATAA
- a CDS encoding M24 family metallopeptidase: MDYKRRIHKFQAHFGKKGFEGALVAPGSNFYYLTGFNPLGTLERLFVLILPSEGLLTAIAPRLYEKELEEFNGEVVLWSDSENPYKIFATKIKETFKEGEKLLIDDTMPVGVFLKAKDIFDKYSLHPISPVISELREIKDKDEIKAHKKAAEIVDKVFYRFIEGKLEGKSERELANRIEYMIKNEFGADDVSFEPIVASGPNGANPHHRPSHRKIRKGDVVIFDYGAKYLGYCSDVTRTVVVGPPSEEVKKVYEIVKEAQETAVQKVAEGIPAEVVDATARGIISKYGYGEYFIHRTGHGLGIDVHEEPYISPGNKKILKDGMVFTIEPGIYLQGKFGVRIEDDVALVDKKGIRLTNADRELITL; this comes from the coding sequence ATGGATTACAAGAGAAGGATTCATAAGTTTCAGGCTCACTTTGGAAAGAAAGGCTTTGAAGGGGCACTTGTAGCCCCTGGTTCTAATTTCTATTATTTAACGGGTTTTAACCCACTTGGAACTCTTGAAAGGCTTTTTGTACTTATTCTACCGTCGGAAGGGCTTCTGACAGCAATTGCGCCGAGGTTGTATGAAAAAGAGCTTGAAGAATTCAATGGGGAGGTAGTACTCTGGAGTGACAGCGAAAACCCATACAAGATTTTTGCAACCAAGATTAAGGAGACTTTCAAAGAAGGTGAAAAGCTCTTGATAGACGACACTATGCCAGTTGGTGTTTTCCTAAAGGCAAAGGACATCTTTGATAAATACTCTTTACATCCTATAAGCCCAGTAATTTCAGAATTAAGGGAAATAAAAGACAAAGACGAAATTAAAGCACACAAAAAAGCGGCTGAAATTGTCGATAAAGTGTTTTATAGGTTCATAGAAGGAAAACTCGAGGGGAAGTCTGAGAGGGAGCTAGCAAATAGGATAGAATACATGATAAAAAATGAGTTCGGAGCTGACGATGTCTCATTTGAACCGATTGTCGCTTCAGGACCAAATGGAGCAAATCCACATCATAGACCATCACACAGAAAAATTCGAAAAGGAGACGTCGTTATTTTTGACTATGGAGCAAAGTATCTTGGGTACTGTTCTGACGTCACTAGAACAGTGGTAGTAGGACCGCCCTCCGAGGAGGTCAAAAAGGTTTATGAAATTGTCAAAGAAGCCCAAGAAACGGCTGTCCAGAAAGTTGCTGAAGGAATACCTGCGGAGGTTGTAGATGCCACAGCAAGAGGGATTATATCAAAATATGGCTACGGCGAGTACTTTATCCACAGAACGGGGCATGGGTTAGGAATAGATGTTCATGAAGAACCCTACATCTCTCCAGGGAATAAAAAGATTCTCAAAGACGGAATGGTATTTACAATTGAACCAGGGATTTATCTGCAGGGAAAATTTGGCGTTAGGATTGAAGATGATGTGGCCTTAGTAGATAAAAAGGGGATAAGGTTGACTAATGCGGATAGGGAATTGATCACGCTATAG